One Polaribacter sp. KT25b DNA segment encodes these proteins:
- a CDS encoding AarF/ABC1/UbiB kinase family protein, with the protein MASIKLLNKKQIIRYHKLFGILTKYGFEDIMAHNKLKKLVPKSYLTNHPDAQKLLSFTKFERIRMVLEELGPTYVKLGQIFSNRDDMLPPDLIKELAKLQDHVPELKNFNVNEVVEKELGISISEHFISINPKPIAAASLAQVHKAKLLTGENVVLKIQRPDIQEVIESDILVMKQVAKTLQKYSSQAKAFQPMLIVTSFEKSIREELQFLKEVGNMERFTKNFEGNEAIYVPKAYRNLCTDKLICMEFITGVKVSEIATLNSLNINPVKVAKVGVDLYLQQVIEYGFFHADPHPGNIFVLTENQQICFIDFGMMGSIMPNDKEALSNLLIYFLKKDVQKIITVLERVAVKVEVSDYKKLKYDLYELVEGFSDTSLQDIKLSTILTQFKTILYENKITLPHYLYMLIRALIIIEGVGLKLDPAFSITDNLQPYTSKITKKRFSIKRLFKKNLNRLQDISDLIEVLPNDINTILKKIKEGKLVIVHEHKGLNEFQETINKSVNRLVFAVIIAALSIGSSILVIAKMPPLVNGIPLLGAIGFLLSAILGFYILISIFRNNQFKN; encoded by the coding sequence ATGGCAAGCATAAAACTTTTGAATAAGAAGCAAATTATAAGGTATCATAAACTTTTTGGTATACTCACAAAGTATGGTTTTGAAGATATTATGGCTCATAATAAGCTTAAGAAATTAGTTCCTAAAAGTTATCTCACAAATCATCCAGATGCTCAAAAACTACTCTCGTTTACAAAGTTTGAAAGAATAAGAATGGTTTTAGAAGAGCTTGGGCCAACGTATGTTAAACTTGGTCAGATTTTTAGTAATAGAGATGATATGCTGCCGCCAGATTTAATTAAAGAATTGGCAAAATTGCAAGACCATGTACCTGAACTTAAAAATTTTAATGTAAATGAAGTTGTAGAAAAGGAGCTTGGAATTTCTATTTCAGAACATTTTATATCTATAAATCCAAAACCAATTGCTGCTGCCTCATTGGCGCAAGTGCATAAAGCAAAATTACTAACAGGTGAAAATGTAGTTTTAAAAATTCAAAGACCAGATATTCAAGAAGTAATTGAATCAGATATTTTGGTAATGAAACAAGTTGCTAAGACTTTGCAAAAATATAGTAGTCAAGCTAAAGCATTTCAACCAATGCTAATTGTTACATCGTTTGAAAAAAGCATAAGGGAAGAACTTCAGTTTTTAAAAGAAGTTGGTAATATGGAAAGATTTACCAAAAATTTTGAAGGTAATGAAGCTATTTATGTTCCAAAAGCTTATAGAAATTTGTGTACAGATAAACTTATCTGTATGGAGTTTATCACTGGTGTAAAAGTATCAGAAATAGCAACTTTAAACTCCTTAAATATAAATCCTGTTAAAGTAGCAAAAGTTGGTGTAGATTTATATTTGCAACAAGTAATAGAGTATGGTTTTTTTCATGCAGATCCACATCCAGGAAACATTTTTGTCTTAACAGAAAATCAACAAATTTGTTTTATAGATTTTGGAATGATGGGAAGCATTATGCCAAATGATAAAGAGGCTTTAAGTAATCTTTTAATCTATTTTTTAAAAAAAGATGTTCAGAAAATTATTACCGTACTAGAAAGGGTAGCTGTAAAAGTTGAGGTTTCTGATTATAAAAAATTAAAGTATGATTTATATGAATTAGTAGAAGGATTTAGTGATACCTCTCTTCAGGATATTAAATTAAGTACTATTCTTACTCAGTTTAAAACTATTTTATATGAGAACAAAATAACGCTACCACATTATTTGTATATGCTTATAAGAGCTTTGATAATTATTGAAGGTGTTGGTCTTAAATTAGATCCTGCTTTTAGTATTACAGATAATTTACAACCCTACACTTCTAAAATTACGAAAAAGCGTTTTAGTATTAAAAGATTATTTAAAAAGAACCTAAATCGGTTACAAGATATTAGTGATCTGATAGAAGTATTACCTAATGATATTAATACAATTTTAAAGAAAATAAAAGAAGGTAAATTAGTTATTGTTCATGAGCATAAAGGACTTAACGAATTTCAGGAAACAATAAATAAATCTGTTAATCGATTGGTTTTTGCTGTTATAATAGCTGCTTTGTCTATAGGGTCTTCCATTTTAGTAATTGCAAAAATGCCTCCTTTGGTAAATGGCATACCGTTATTAGGAGCTATTGGGTTTTTATTATCAGCAATATTGGGTTTTTATATTCTGATTTCTATTTTCAGAAATAATCAATTTAAAAATTGA